The proteins below are encoded in one region of Vicia villosa cultivar HV-30 ecotype Madison, WI unplaced genomic scaffold, Vvil1.0 ctg.002495F_1_1, whole genome shotgun sequence:
- the LOC131638977 gene encoding NAC domain-containing protein 104-like encodes MTIYTGKALSSGNQHYFFTEEKENRSTENGYWKEIGVTKPINKMGIKKYLVFNLDEGSETSWVMEEYHISESESWERLNPMRVGANGFYAKFMKSRCHNKVQAVVIAMMIMNQRCHG; translated from the exons ATGACCATATATACAGGCAAAGCATTATCAAGTGGAAATCAACACTACTTTTTCACCGAAGAGAAGGAAAATAGAAGCACTGAAAATGGATATTGGAAGGAAATCGGTGTCACAAAACCTATAAATAAAATGGGAATAAAGAAGTATCTTGTGTTCAACCTTGACGAAGGAAGTGAAACCAGTTGGGTAATGGAAGAGTATCATATTTCTGAATCTGAATCTTGGGAAAGACTAAATCCT ATGAGAGTTGGAGCAAATGGGTTttatgcaaagtttatgaaaagcAGATGTCACAACAAGGTGCAAGCTGTTGTTATAGCGATGATGATAATGAATCAGAGGTGTCATGGTTAG
- the LOC131638976 gene encoding cation/H(+) antiporter 15-like has translation MAILKNLTVDEMVCYSPTMITTNGIWQGDNPLDYALPLFILQVILVVVATRIFVFVLKPIRQPRVIAEILGGIVLGPSVLGRNKTFADAVFPLRSVMVIETMANVGLLYFLFLVGVGMDASAIRRMGRKSLTIAVSGMVLPFGTGALFSIFLMKDGEKATNGSAFVLILGVVLSVTAFPVLARILAELKLINSELGRVALSAAIINDVLSWMLLAIAIALAEDERISVASVMVVLSSAAFVAFNAFVVRPIIMWIIRKTPEGESFSDFYICLILAGVMISGFITDAIGTHSVFGAFVFGLIIPTGPLGFALIEKLEDFVSGLLLPLFFAISGLKTNVGLITGVTKWAVIIILVVLSCIGKVVGTLIVSISYQMSLSEGAALGMLMNTKGLVEILVLNIGRDQKVLDEEAFATMVVITVLMTGMIVPAISIIYRPSRGMISYKRRTIQMSKKDAEFRVLVCIHTPRNVPTMINLLEASNPTKKSPICIYVLHLVELTGRTSALLIVHTSKKSDHTALNRTEAQSDHIINAFDNYEQHAEHVSVQPLTAISPYSTMHEDICSLAEEKRVAFIIIPFHKQQTVDGGMEATNMAFRTVNQNVLANSPCSVGILVDRGLNSSNRLVADQMSHHVAVLFFGGPDDREALSYGWRMSEHSGISLTVMRFVAGEDTAMSESSTSHNNNADKQRVLTVETDEDGETDKQLDERFLHWFMMSHVNDDSIAYIEKVVNNGEETVAAIRSMGDVFGLFIVGRGQGVISPLTAGLTDWSECPELGAIGDLLASSDFATVASVLVVQQYVGAGLEDGLGTPVLNEEYGGGGNQSNFMQPRGSQTVTSPRGHQSVFSTERC, from the exons atggCAATTTTAAAGAACTTAACCGTAGATGAAATGGTGTGCTATTCACCAACTATGATAACAACAAATGGGATATGGCAAGGAGATAACCCTTTGGATTATGCTCTTCCTCTCTTCATCCTTCAAGTTATTTTAGTTGTTGTTGCCACGCGAATCTTCGTCTTCGTACTCAAGCCTATTCGCCAACCACGCGTCATAGCTGAAATCTTG GGAGGGATAGTGTTAGGTCCTTCTGTTCTTGGAAGAAACAAAACATTTGCTGATGCAGTTTTTCCTCTAAGAAGTGTAATGGTGATTGAAACAATGGCAAATGTTggtcttttatattttctattcttGGTTGGAGTAGGAATGGATGCATCTGCAATAAGAAGGATGGGTAGAAAATCACTCACCATAGCCGTTTCTGGTATGGTGTTACCATTCGGAACGGGAGCGCTATTTTCGATCTTTTTGATGAAAGACGGTGAGAAAGCCACAAATGGAAGTGCTTTTGTGTTAATTCTCGGCGTTGTTCTTTCTGTCACTGCATTTCCTGTTCTTGCTAGGATCCTTGCAGAGTTAAAACTGATCAACTCAGAGTTGGGAAGGGTTGCTCTTTCAGCTGCAATCATCAATGATGTTCTGTCATGGATGCTTTTGGCTATAGCCATTGCTTTGGCAGAAGATGAGAGAATTTCTGTGGCTTCTGTAATGGTTGTTTTGTCGAGTGCTGCATTTGTCGCCTTTAATGCTTTTGTCGTACGGCCGATAATCATGTGGATAATAAGGAAAACGCCAGAAGGCGAATCGTTTAGCGATTTCTATATATGTTTGATACTAGCAGGTGTGATGATATCAGGTTTCATCACAGATGCTATTGGAACTCATTCTGTTTTCGGTGCTTTTGTGTTCGGTTTGATTATTCCAACCGGTCCACTTGGTTTCGCTCTTATTGAAAAGCTTGAGGACTTTGTTTCGGGCCTTTTGCTTCCTCTCTTTTTCGCAATTAGTGGATTGAAGACTAATGTTGGTCTCATCACTGGTGTTACTAAATGGGCCGTTATAATCATTCTTGTTGTTTTGTCTTGTATCGGTAAAGTCGTTGGAACTTTGATTGTTTCTATTAGTTATCAAATGTCACTTTCTGAAGGTGCTGCTCTTGGCATGCTCATGAACACGAAAGGCCTAGTTGAAATTCTTGTTCTTAACATCGGTCGAGATCAAaag GTTTTGGACGAGGAAGCGTTTGCGACAATGGTGGTTATAACAGTACTAATGACTGGAATGATTGTGCCTGCAATATCAATTATATATAGACCATCAAGAGGGATGATATCTTACAAAAGAAGAACGATTCAAATGTCGAAAAAAGATGCAGAGTTTAGAGTACTAGTGTGTATTCATACCCCAAGAAATGTTCCAACTATGATAAACCTACTTGAAGCCTCAAATCCAACAAAGAAATCACCAATATGTATCTATGTGCTCCATTTGGTTGAGCTCACGGGTCGAACATCGGCGTTACTCATTGTTCATACATCGAAAAAATCAGATCATACTGCTCTCAACAGAACCGAAGCTCAATCCGATCATATAATCAACGCTTTCGATAACTACGAGCAACACGCGGAACATGTATCAGTCCAACCATTAACAGCAATCTCCCCTTACTCCACAATGCACGAAGATATATGCAGTTTAGCCGAAGAAAAACGTGTCGCGTTTATAATCATCCCTTTTCATAAACAACAAACAGTCGACGGAGGAATGGAGGCAACAAACATGGCGTTTCGTACGGTTAACCAAAATGTGTTAGCGAATTCGCCTTGTTCCGTTGGAATTCTAGTAGATAGAGGCTTAAACAGTTCGAACCGTTTAGTTGCCGATCAAATGTCACATCATGTAGCAGTTTTGTTTTTCGGAGGACCAGACGATAGAGAAGCGTTAAGTTATGGTTGGAGAATGTCGGAACATTCAGGAATAAGCCTAACCGTTATGCGTTTTGTTGCTGGAGAAGACACCGCGATGAGCGAAAGCAGTACTAGTCATAACAACAATGCAGATAAACAAAGAGTTTTAACAGTTGAAACAGACGAAGACGGAGAAACTGATAAACAACTCGACGAGAGATTCTTACATTGGTTCATGATGAGTCATGTAAACGATGATTCAATTGCGTATATCGAAAAAGTTGTTAACAACGGGGAGGAGACGGTTGCGGCGATAAGGTCAATGGGAGATGTTTTTGGGCTATTTATAGTTGGGAGAGGACAAGGAGTTATATCACCACTGACTGCAGGACTTACTGATTGGAGTGAATGTCCGGAGTTAGGTGCAATTGGTGATTTGTTAGCATCTTCTGATTTTGCAACAGTTGCATCAGTTTTGGTGGTTCAACAATATGTTGGTGCTGGTTTAGAAGATGGATTGGGAACACCTGTGTTAAATGAAGAATATGGTGGTGGTGGAAATCAATCAAATTTCATGCAACCAAGGGGGAGTCAAACTGTTACTTCACCAAGGGGGCATCAATCGGTTTTTAGTACAGAAAGGTGTTGA
- the LOC131638989 gene encoding small ribosomal subunit protein eS12-like, translating into MSGEEPVVAAEPVVAAPGIPGEPMDIMTAVQLVLRKSRAYGGLARGLHESAKVIEKHTAQLCVLAEDCDQPDYVKLVKALCAEHNVSLLTVPNAKTLGEWAGLCKIDSEGKARKVTGCSCVVVKDFGEEHEAYNVVLQHVKSN; encoded by the exons ATGTCTGG TGAAGAACCCGTTGTTGCAGCCGAGCCCGTTGTTGCTGCACCTGGAATTCCAGGGGAGCCAATGGACATCATGACTGCTGTTCAGCTTGTGCTGAGAAAGTCACGTGCTTACGGTGGTCTTGCACGAGGTCTTCATGAAAGTGctaaagtgattgagaaacataCTGCACAGCTATGTGTCCTAGCTGAAGATTGTGACCAACCTGATTATGTCAAATTGGTCAAGGCCCTTTGTGCTGAACACAATGTTAGTTTGTTGACTGTTCCAAATGCGAAGACCCTTGGAGAATGGGCTGGC TTGTGCAAGATTGATTCAGAAGGAAAAGCTAGGAAGGTAACTGGTTGCTCCTGCGTGGTCGTCAAG GATTTCGGCGAGGAACATGAAGCATATAATGTTGTTTTGCAACATGTGAAATCTAACTGA
- the LOC131638987 gene encoding uncharacterized protein LOC131638987, with the protein MVGACCRATPPISHLPLPNPKTIKIQNLQQTKASPPPSLFISQLPNRRLFLFSLPLSSFLFLPFPAFGEDNSEIASEYDPVTRSERDASALISQRVSRGVELLEKGRELQALGDFNGALQYFSQVIESYKDLAFSEYARVGRALALYEVGDREEAIAEMEDVSISLKGYPEVHAALAAALYSDKHAALLAENQFTIATLLDPHFTDLSYVRDTKHWPPSLISSLQHFITLS; encoded by the exons ATGGTAGGTGCATGTTGCAGAGCAACACCACCCATTTCCCATCTTCCATTGCCAAATCCTAAAACTATCAAAATACAGAATCTTCAGCAGACCAAAGCATCACCtccaccttcccttttcatatctCAACTTCCAAACAGACGCTTGTTCcttttctctcttcctctctctaGTTTCCTTTTCCTCCCTTTTCCTGCATTTGGTGAAGATAACAGTGAAATTGCCTCAGAATATGATCCAGTAACTCGTTCTGAAAGAGATGCCAGTGCTTTAATCTCACAGAGAGTTTCTAGGGGTGTTGAGTTGTTGGAGAAAGGTAGGGAATTGCAAGCTCTGGGTGACTTCAATGGTGCTCTTCAATACTTTTCTCAG GTGATTGAAAGCTACAAAGACTTGGCATTCTCAGAGTATGCAAGGGTAGGGAGAGCACTAGCCCTATATGAAGTTGGTGACAGAGAAGAAGCAATTGCAGAGATGGAAGACGTTTCCATATCGCTAAAGGGGTATCCAG AAGTACATGCAGCTCTTGCAGCAGCGTTATACTCAGATAAGCATGCGGCATTGCTTGCTGAAAACCAGTTTACAATTGCAACTCTTCTTGATCCTCACTTTACAGATCTTTCATATGTTAGAGACACAAAGCACTGGCCTCCAAGTTTGATTAGTTCTCTGCAGCATTTCATTACACTATCTTAA
- the LOC131638988 gene encoding ras-related protein RABC1-like → MDSSSGQQEFDYLFKLLMIGDSGVGKSSLLLRFTSDDFEDLSPTIGVDFKVKYLTMDGKKLKLAIWDTAGQERFRTLTSSYYRGAQGIIMVYDVTQRETFTDLSEVWAKEIDLYSTNQDCMKMLVGNKVDKEEDRVVSKKEGIDFAREYGCLFIECSAKTRINVQQCFEELVLKILDTPSLVAEGSKGVKKNIFKDNLPQSDASTSGCC, encoded by the exons ATGGATTCGAGTTCGGGGCAGCAAGAATTCGATTATTTGTTCAAACTATTGATGATCGGTGATTCTGGTGTTGGCAAAAGTAGTCTTCTTCTCAGATTCACCTCCGATGATTTTGAAGATCTCTCCCCCACCATTG GTGTTGATTTTAAGGTCAAATATCTCACCATGGACGGTAAAAAACTCAAGCTCGCTATTTGGGATACCG CTGGTCAGGAGAGATTTAGAACACTCACTAGTTCTTACTACAGAGGAGCGCAGGGAATCATTATGG TTTATGACGTAACCCAGCGAGAAACATTTACGGACTTATCTGAAGTATGGGCAAAGGAAATAGACCTTTATTCAACAAATCAAGACTGCATGAAGATGCTTGTTGGAAACAAAGTAGATAAG GAGGAGGATAGAGTCGTCTCAAAgaaagaaggaattgactttgctAGGGAATATGGTTGCTTATTTATCGAATGCAGTGCTAAAACTCGAATAAACGTGCAGCAATGCTTTGAAgagcttgttttgaaa ATTCTTGATACACCTAGCCTCGTAGCCGAAGGTTCTAAGGGGGTAAAAAAGAACATTTTTAAGGACAACCTTCCCCAGTCTGATGCATCCACAAGTGGCTGTTGCTGA